One segment of Nocardia farcinica DNA contains the following:
- a CDS encoding acetyl-CoA C-acyltransferase has translation MASTASRRAVIVAGARTPFVRAFTDFTKMDSIALADAAVRGLLERTALPGDQVQAIVWGGVILPSAAPNIAREIALDLKLDPGCEGHTVTRACASGLQAVTTAAAAIERGEYDVMIAGGSDSTSNAEIKLPQKLVHAGAPIALGKPKLKDYLSAAAQLAPFTDILPSRPRIAERTTGEVMGESAEKMARIHGIGRAEQDEFAARSHHRAAAAIESGRFDDEVLRVRTPDGAEISRDGLVRADTSVEKLARLKPVFAEGGTVTAGNASPLTDGASAVLLMSEERARALGYRPLAAFRSWSYVSVDPTDQVLIGPAISMPRALDAAGMTLADVDLVDIHEAFAAQTLSVLSALASDEWAKTRLDRDTAVGEVDIDKLNVHGGSVSLGHPFGATGARMVTTMANELARSDKQTALLGICAAGGIGASAVLERV, from the coding sequence ATGGCTTCCACCGCCTCTCGGCGCGCCGTGATCGTGGCGGGTGCGCGCACCCCGTTCGTGCGCGCCTTCACCGACTTCACGAAGATGGACTCGATTGCGCTCGCCGACGCCGCCGTGCGCGGCCTGCTCGAGCGCACCGCACTGCCCGGCGACCAGGTGCAGGCGATCGTCTGGGGCGGGGTGATCCTGCCCAGCGCCGCGCCCAACATCGCGCGCGAGATCGCCCTGGACCTGAAGCTCGACCCCGGCTGCGAGGGGCACACCGTCACGCGGGCGTGCGCGTCCGGACTCCAGGCCGTCACCACCGCGGCCGCCGCCATCGAACGCGGCGAATACGACGTGATGATCGCCGGCGGCAGCGATTCCACCTCCAACGCCGAGATCAAGCTGCCGCAGAAGCTGGTGCACGCCGGGGCGCCGATCGCGCTCGGCAAGCCCAAGCTCAAGGACTATCTGTCGGCGGCCGCGCAGCTGGCGCCGTTCACCGACATCCTGCCGAGCAGGCCGCGCATCGCCGAACGCACCACCGGCGAGGTGATGGGGGAGTCCGCCGAGAAGATGGCCCGCATCCACGGCATCGGCCGCGCCGAACAGGACGAGTTCGCCGCGCGCTCGCACCATCGGGCCGCCGCCGCGATCGAATCCGGCCGCTTCGACGACGAGGTGCTGCGGGTGCGCACCCCCGACGGCGCCGAGATCAGCCGCGACGGGCTGGTGCGCGCCGATACCAGCGTCGAGAAGCTGGCCCGGTTGAAGCCGGTCTTCGCCGAGGGCGGCACCGTCACCGCGGGCAATGCCAGCCCCCTCACCGACGGCGCCTCGGCGGTGCTGCTGATGAGCGAGGAACGTGCCCGCGCCCTCGGCTACCGCCCGTTGGCCGCCTTCCGGTCCTGGAGCTATGTCAGCGTCGATCCCACCGACCAGGTGCTCATCGGCCCCGCGATCTCGATGCCCCGGGCCTTGGACGCAGCGGGCATGACGCTGGCCGACGTGGACCTGGTCGACATCCACGAGGCGTTCGCCGCGCAGACGCTGTCGGTGCTGAGCGCCCTCGCCAGCGACGAGTGGGCCAAGACCCGCCTGGACCGCGACACCGCCGTCGGCGAAGTCGACATCGACAAGCTCAACGTGCACGGCGGCTCGGTCTCGCTGGGCCATCCGTTCGGGGCGACCGGTGCGCGGATGGTCACCACCATGGCCAACGAACTCGCCCGCTCCGACAAGCAGACCGCACTGCTCGGCATCTGCGCGGCGGGCGGCATCGGCGCCTCGGCGGTACTGGAACGCGTCTGA
- a CDS encoding ComF family protein, producing the protein MRTLLDLVLPVACGGCGRPGTPWCDACATALAGPPLRLRPRTDPGVPCWAVARYAGPARRAVLALKERGRTDLAAPLGHAMAGALRRLRTPGVPLLLVPAPSRRAAARRRGGDPVVRTAAVAVRSLDGCQLVPVLRVWRGVQDSVGLSPGERRHNLRGRIWVSRAAPGAARSAANAEVVVVDDVLTTGATAAESVRALECSGLPVRAILVTCAA; encoded by the coding sequence ATGCGAACCCTCCTCGATCTGGTCCTGCCGGTGGCGTGTGGCGGTTGCGGGCGTCCCGGCACGCCGTGGTGCGATGCGTGCGCGACCGCGCTGGCCGGACCGCCGCTGCGGCTGCGTCCCCGCACCGATCCGGGCGTGCCGTGCTGGGCCGTGGCGCGATATGCCGGGCCGGCGCGGCGGGCCGTCCTCGCGCTCAAGGAACGTGGCCGCACCGATCTCGCCGCGCCGCTGGGACATGCCATGGCGGGTGCCCTGCGCCGGTTGCGGACACCGGGCGTGCCGTTGCTGCTCGTGCCCGCGCCCAGCCGCCGGGCCGCGGCACGCAGGCGCGGTGGTGATCCGGTGGTGCGCACGGCGGCGGTTGCCGTCCGATCGCTGGATGGTTGCCAGCTCGTTCCTGTGTTGCGGGTGTGGCGTGGTGTACAGGATTCGGTCGGCCTGTCGCCGGGTGAGCGCAGGCACAACCTGCGCGGCCGGATATGGGTGTCGCGTGCGGCACCGGGCGCGGCCCGATCGGCCGCGAATGCCGAGGTAGTGGTGGTCGACGACGTGCTGACCACGGGCGCGACGGCCGCGGAGTCGGTACGCGCGCTCGAGTGCTCAGGCCTGCCCGTGCGGGCCATTTTGGTGACGTGTGCTGCTTGA
- the hpf gene encoding ribosome hibernation-promoting factor, HPF/YfiA family produces the protein MTTSSRPSVTDPSVPEEAAERPRATRAEVVVKGRNVEVPDHFRIHVADKLSRLERFDPTIFIFDVELFHERNRRQRKACQRVEITARGKGPVVRAEACADNFYAALESVTAKVESRLRRTKDRRRVHYGEKTPVSVAEATADLVDETLFARNGSEPAHRHDEEREFEPAEREYQGPGHIVRTKVHSATPMTVDDALYQMELVGHDFFLFHDKETDRPSVVYRRHAFDYGLIRLA, from the coding sequence GTGACGACTTCTTCACGACCTTCAGTGACAGATCCTTCGGTGCCCGAGGAGGCCGCGGAGCGGCCACGGGCCACCCGCGCCGAGGTTGTGGTGAAAGGCCGCAATGTCGAGGTACCCGACCATTTCCGAATTCACGTGGCCGACAAGTTGTCTCGGCTCGAGCGGTTCGATCCGACGATCTTCATCTTCGACGTCGAACTCTTCCACGAACGCAACCGCCGCCAGCGTAAGGCGTGCCAGCGGGTGGAGATCACCGCTCGGGGCAAGGGCCCGGTCGTACGCGCCGAGGCGTGCGCGGACAATTTCTACGCCGCACTCGAGTCGGTGACGGCCAAGGTGGAGAGCCGGTTGCGCCGCACCAAGGACCGCCGCCGCGTGCACTACGGGGAGAAGACCCCGGTCTCGGTCGCCGAGGCCACCGCGGACCTCGTCGACGAGACGCTGTTCGCGCGCAACGGCTCCGAGCCGGCGCACCGGCACGACGAGGAGCGGGAGTTCGAGCCCGCCGAGCGCGAGTACCAGGGCCCCGGCCACATCGTGCGCACCAAGGTCCACTCGGCGACCCCGATGACCGTCGACGACGCCCTCTACCAGATGGAGCTCGTCGGGCACGATTTCTTCCTCTTCCACGACAAGGAGACCGACCGGCCGTCCGTCGTCTACCGGCGGCACGCCTTCGACTACGGCCTGATCCGACTCGCCTAG